The sequence GGGATGACACCGATCAGCTCGACGCGCAGCAGTTCCTGCACGTCCTTGTACGAGAGCATTTCGCCGTCTTCGACGCGCTTGGCGGAGTAGCGGGTGATCAGCAGGTGTTCCTTGACGGCTTCCTGGCCGTCCTTGGCGCGCTGCGACTTGGACTGCAGGATGCCGAGGATGCGGTCGGAGTCGCGCACCGACGAGACTTCGGGGTTGGTGACGATGATCGCCTCGTCGGCAAAGGTCAGCGCCATCACGGCGCCGCGCTCGATGCCGGCGGGGGAGTCGCAGACCACATAGTCGAAGCCCATGTGCTCGAGTTCCTTGAGCACGGCCTTGACGCCTTCTTCGGTCAGCGCGTCCTTGTCGCGGGTTTGCGAGGCGGGCAGGATGAACAGGTTTTCGCAGTGCTTGTCCTTGATCAGCGCCTGGTTCAGCTTGGCTTCGCCATTGACCACGTTGATCAGGTCGTACACCACGCGGCGTTCGCAGCCCATGATCAGGTCGAGGTTGCGCAGGCCGACGTCAAAGTCGATCACGGCCGTTTTGAATCCGCGCAGGGCCAGGCCCGAGGCGAACGCTGCGCTGGTGGTCGTCTTGCCGACGCCGCCCTTGCCTGACGTTACTACGATAGTTCGAGTCACGATGCTTCCTTCCTGTGAGTGCCGTGCTTATTGGGTTTGCAGCGGCGCAATCGTCAATGTCTGGTGGTCGCCTTCGCCCTTGAGCCAGGCCTGGGCGGTCTTGCCGGCCACGGCCTCGGGGATGCCTTTTTCGAAGGTGCGGTAGACCCCGGCGATGGAGACCAGTTCGGGGCCGAAATTGGTGCTGAAGACGCGCGCCCGTGCGTTGCCCTGGGCGCCGGCCAGCGCACGGCCGCGTAGCGGGCCGTAGCAGTGGATGCTGCCGTCGGCGATGACTTCGGCGCCATGGCTGACGCCGGCGAGCAGCACCAGGTCGCCGCCGCGGGCATAGGCCTGCTGGCCGGAGCGCAGCGGGCGATCGATGATCAGCGTTGGCTCGGCGGTGGCGATGGCCGCCGGCGCGGGGGCCTCGACGACAGGCGCTGGTGCCGGCGCCGGGGCAGCGGCCGCAGCCGGAGCCTCGGGGGCCATTGCAGCGGCGTTGTCGGCGTCGAGCACGGCCAGGCCGATCTTGCGCGCGCCGTCGATGAAGGCGTCGGGCAGGTTGCTGACCGCCACCGGTTGCAGGCGGTAGCGCCGCAGCAGGCTGGCGAGACCCGGCCAGTCGATGCGTTCGGGCATCTGCGCCAGTTCGGCGAAGTCGAGAATGGTCGCTTCGCGGTTGAAGAAGTCGGGCATGCCGCCGAGCAGGGTGTGCATGGCGTCGGCGAGGCGCATCGGGTCGGTGTCGCGCAGGCGCGCGGTCATGACGCCCAGTGTTGCGCCCCGGAATTCGATGGGTTTGGTGGATGCGGAAGCTGGGTGCATGCGGGGCCGATGAGCTGTCAAATCCTGCGAGTTTACTGGCCGTTGGGGTTGGCGGCAAGATTCCAGCGGAATCTTGCCGCCGGTCGGTCAGTGTTGGGTGGGCGGTGCGTCCGGTGCGGCGAACAACTCGTGCACAGCATCGGCGTCGAAGCGGTAGGTGTGGTTGCTCATGTCGTCGTGGATCTCGATCACGCCTTCGGCCGCCAGCACCGATTCGACCTCCTCGCGGCCGAGGCCGCGCAGCATGGTCTTGACCTTTTCCGGGTCGGCCGGCCAGCGGTGCAGGACCGGGCGCGGGGCGAAGATGCGCACCGTCTCTTCGTGGAACAGGCGTGCGAGCACGTCGGTGGGCGACAGGTTGCGCAGCTCGTCCGGCTTGACCGTGGCGGCCAGCTGGGTGACGCGCGCCCAGCCGTCGGCGTCGCGCTGGTCGGCGTCGGGCAGCTTCTGCAGGAACAGGCCGGCGGCGGTGTCGCCGTTGGCGACCAGCCACAGGGCGGCAGGTTGCTGCTCGGACTGGGCCAGATAGTGTTCAAACACGGCGGCAACGGTGTCGCCCTCGATCGGCACCAGGCTCTGGTAGGGCTGGTCGAGCCCGGCGATGTCGAGGGTCAGCTGCAGGCGGCCGTCGCCGATGATCTCGCCCAGCGTGCTGCCGGCGACCGAGGCGTCGGTCTTGGCGTAGCCGCGCAGGTTGAGTGCTTCGGTGCAGTCGACCACCATCAACGAGAGCGGGCCGTGGCCCTGCATCTGGAAGGTGAGCCGGCCGGGTTGCTTGAGGTTGGCCGACATGATCGCGGTGACCGCGGTCAGCTCGCCGAGGATGGCGCGCACGGCAGCGCTGTAGCCGCGCTGGTCGATCATCGCGCGCCAGGCGTCGTTGATCTGGACGATGCTGCCGCGGATGTCGAGGTCGTCGAACAAGAAGGGCTGGACGAGGCTGTCTTGGCGCAACATCAGCGGCGCTCCGTGAGTTCGGTGGCGTAGGTGTCGGCGTTGAAGCCGACCAGCAGGCGCCCGTCGCCGGTGTCGAGCACCGGGCGCTTGATCAGGCTGGTGTTGGCTTGCATGAGGGCGATGGCGTCGGCGTCGGAGTCGATGCGGCGGGCCTCGTCGGGCAGCTTGCGCCAGGTGGTGCCGCGGGTGTTGACCAGCGGTTCGCGGCCGACGCGGGCGACCCAGTCGGCCAGCGTGGTGCTGTCGATGCCCTCGCGCTTGTAGTCGTGGAAGGTGTAGGCGATGGCCTGGCTGTCGAGCCAGGTCAGGGCCTTCTTCATGGTGTCGCAGTTGCGGATGCCGTAGATGCGGATCATGGTCGTGTCGAGTGTGTTGTCCGGCATTGTCTCAGAAAATCAGCGCCTTATTTCTTCAGCGCGCGGGCCAGGGCGGCGGCCATGTTGCCCTGGGGCTGCGGCGCGTCCTTGCGTGGCGGGCGGGCGCCGCGCGCGGCGGGTTTGTCGCGGTTGGTGTCCTGCCGCTGCGCCGGTTTGCGGCCGTCGGCCGGGGTGTCGGACAGGCGCATGGTGAGTGCGATGCGCTTGCGCTGCAGGTCGACCTCCAGCACCTTGACCGGCACCACGTCGCCGGCCTTGACGACGGTGCGCGGGTCCTTCACGAAGCGCTCCGACAGCGCCGAGATGTGCACCAGGCCGTCCTGGTGTACGCCGATGTCGACGAAGGCGCCGAAATTGGTGACGTTGGTCACCACGCCTTCGAGCACCATGCCTTCGGCCAGGTCGCTGAGCTTTTCGACGCCGTCGCGGAAGGCGGCGGTGCGGAAGGCCGGGCGCGGGTCGCGGCCGGGTTTGTCGAGTTCGGCGAGGATGTCGTTCACCGTCGGCTCGCCGAAGCGTTCGTCGGCGTAGCGTTTGGCCTCCAGCGCCTTGAGCGTGCGGCTATCGCCGATGATGCTGCCCACATCGCGCTGGATGTCGGCGAGGATCTTTTCGACCAGCGGATAGGCCTCCGGGTGCACCGCCGAGGCGTCGAGCGGGTTGCTGCCGCCATTGATGCGCAAAAAGCCGGCGGCCTGTTCGAAGGTCTTGTCGCCCAGGCGCGGCACGGCCTTGAGCGCGCGCCGGTCAGGGAAGGGGCCGTTCGCGTCGCGATGGGCGACGATGTTGTTGGCCAGCGTGGCGTTGAGGCCGGAGATGCGGCTGAGCAGGGCGGCCGAGGCGGTGTTCACATCCACACCGACGGCATTGACGCAGTCCTCGACCACGGCATCGAGCATGCGCGCCAGGCGGGTCTGGTTGATGTCGTGCTGGTACTGGCCGACGCCGATGGACTTGGGGTCGATCTTGACCAGCTCGGCCAGCGGGTCCTGCAGGCGGCGGCCGATCGAGGCGGCGCCGCGCAGGCTCACATCCAGGTCGGGAAACTCCGCGGCGGCCAGCGCCGAGGCGGAATACACCGAGGCGCCGGCTTCGGAGACCATCACCTTGGTGAGTTTCAGTTCCGGATGGCGCTTGATCAGCTCGGCGGCGAGGCGGTCGGTCTCGCGCGAGGCGGTGCCGTTGCCAATGGCGATCAGGTCGGCGCCGTGCTTCTTGGCCAGGCGGGCGATCTCGGCCATGGCGCCGTCCCAGTCGCGGCGCGGCTCGTGCGGGTAAATGGTGGCGGTGTCGACCAGCTTGCCGGTGCCGTCGACCACGGCCACCTTGACGCCAGTGCGCAGGCCCGGATCGAGGCCGATGGTGACGCGCGGGCCGGCCGGGGCGGCGAGCAGCAAATCCTTGAGGTTGCCGGCGAAGACACGGATGGCTTCTTCCTCGGCGCGCTCGCGCAGGGTGTTCATCAGTTCGAGTTCGAGGTGGACGGCGATCTTCACCGACCAGGCCCAGCGCGCGGTTTCGATCAGCCAGCGGTCGGCGGCGCGGCCGTTGTCGCGGATGCCGGCATGGCGCGCCACTGTCAGCTCGCAGGGGCCCGGTTCGCCGGCGGGCGGCGGGTCAGACAGCTCGATGCCGAGGCGCAGTACCCCTTCGTTGCGCCCGCGCAGCAAGGCCAGCAGGCGGTGCGAGGGAATGCTGCTGACCGGCTCGGCGAAGTCGAACCAGTCGCGGAACTTGGCGCCTTCGGTCTCCTGGCCTTCGACCACTTTCGAGACGATGCGGCCGCGCTCGCCGAGCAGGCCGCGCAGGGCGTCGAGCAAGGCGGCGTCTTCGCTGAATTGCTCGATCAGGATCTGGCGCGCGCCGTCGAGCGCGGCCTTGGTGTCGGTGATGCCGGCCTCGGCGTTCAGATAACGGGCCGCCTCGGTCTCCGGCGTCAGCGTCGGGTCAGCCAGCAGGGCCTCGGCCAGCGGCGCCAGGCCGGCCTCGCGGGCGATCTGGGCCTTGGTGCGACGCTTGGGCTTGTAGGGCAGGTAGAGGTCTTCGAGGCGCTGCTTGGTGTCGGCCTCGGCGATCTGCGCGCGCAGGGTGTCGGTCATCGCGCCTTGCGACTCGATGGATTCGACGATGGCGGCGCGGCGCGACTCGAGCTCGCGCAGGTAGCCGAGGCGGTCTTCCAGCGTGCGCAGCTGGGTGTCGTCGAGCCCGCCGGTGACTTCCTTGCGGTAGCGGGCAATGAAGGGCACGGTGGCGCCTTCGTCGAGCAGGGCAATGGCGGCCACGACCTGGCGTTGGGTGGCCTTGAGTTCATCCGCCAGGCGGTGTTCGATGGAGTGGGGCATGGGCGCGTTGGCGTTCGGAAAAACCGGCAAGTGTGCAGAATGCGCCGCCCGACGGCAAGCGCGAGGCGGACAGTCGGGCTACAATTTGACGGTGCTGTTTCGGATAAGTGACGTCTGATGACCGTTGTGTTTCGTTCGTGTTTCGTCGTGCTGGCCGCGCTGGCCCTGATGCAGGGCAACGCCTGGGCGGCCAGCCCGGCCGCCGCCGTGGCGGTCGACCCGTCGCGCCTGGGCGCGGTGCGCATGCCCGAAGGCGACGGCAGCGTAGCACCCACGCCGCCGGTGCGCGCCTACGCCATCGACGGGCAGCGCTTCTACTATGGTGGCCAGCAATACATCCTCGATGCGCCGGTGGTGGCCGATGACCGCGGCGACCTGGCCCGTCAGCGCCTGCAGGAGCTGCTCGACGGCGGCGACCTGAGCGTCCATCCGCTGGGCGAAAAACTCGAAGACTCCGAGCGCGCGCAGGTGCGCATCAATGGCGAGCTGCTGAGCCCGCCGCAACTTAACTGAGCCGCTTCATTCGCCAACGATCAGGCTTTGCCGGCCCCACCACTGGGCGTCGGCGGCGAGCCGGACGGGCGCCTTGACCATGGCCGCCTCGACGCACAGCATGCGCCGGAAGTCGCGATCGGGCAGGTCGGCCAGCGCGGCTGCGCCCGCTTCCCACGGATTCCATACCACCACATCGTTGAAATTCTCCTGCTCGATCTGCAGGGTGCGGCCGTTGTCGTCGAGCGTGAGCGGGCGGCGGACGTCGTGATAGATGCGGTCGATGGGGTCGTCGACCTGCAGGACGGGCATGGGATCGGTCTTGCGGGTGCCGCCGTCGCATGCGTCGGTGTAGCTCAGTCCCTTGAGTCCGTGCAGTTCGGCCAGTTCCACTTCGCCCACGCGCAGGTAGGTATGCAGCGCGGCGGTGAATTCGAGTGCGTCGGCGCCGGTGTTGGTCACTTCCAGCTCCATGTCGAGCCGGCGGGCGCCGATGTTGATGGTCAGTTCGAGCGAAAACAGGTAGGGCCACACGGCCAGGGTGTCGTCGTCGCTGTCGATGGCCAGGGTGAGCATCACCTGCCGGTCGATTTCACGCTGACCGACGAGCCGCCACGGCCGGGTGCGCACCAGCCCGTGCCGGGGGAGCGGCCCCTGGGCGGCAAACTGTGGAAAGCACACCGGCACGCCGCCGCGGATCGCGGTCTTGCCGTCGTAGGTGGCCTGTTCGCTCAGATACAGGCACGGGCGGCCACCGGCCGGCTGCCAGTGCAGTATCTGGCCGCCAAACAGGCTGATGGTGGCCTCCGCACCGTCAGCGGTGTGGACCTGGATGACCGGCTGGCCGTGTTGCGTGGTGGTCGTGATGGTGGATTTCATGGGGTGTCTTGCGTGATGCGGTGAGTCAGGCGGTCGGGGTGCTGCGGGCAGCCGAGCAGGTGGTCATTGACCAGCCCGGTGGCCTGCGCGAAGGCGTAGCAGATGGTTGAGCCGACAAACTTGAAGCCATGGCGCTTGAGCTCGCGGCTGAGCGTGTCGGACAGCGCGGTTTTGCCCGGCACGTCGGCCAGCGTGCGCCAGCGGTTGATCAGCGGCTGGCCGTCGACGAACTGCCACAGCCAGCGATCGAAGCTGCCCTCGCGCGCTTGCAGCTCGAGAAAGGCGCGGGCATTGCCGATGGTCGCGCGGATCTTGCCCGCGTGGCGGACGATACCGGCATCGGCGACCAGGCGGGCGATGTCTGCATCGGTATAGCGCGCGATGCGTTCGACGTCGAAATTGTCGAAAGCGCGGCGATAGCCCTGGCGCTTTTGCAGGATGGTCCACCACGACAGGCCGGCCTGGGCGCCTTCGAGCGTCAGCATCTCGAACAGCGTCCGGTCGTCATGCTGCGGTACGCCCCACTCTTCGTCGTGGTAGGCGACATAGAGCGGCTCGCTGCCGCACCAGGGGCAGCGCTCGGCGAGGTCGGGCATGGTCGGCATGATGACGCCTCCGGTTGAGGGAGGCGCCATTGTAGCCGCGTTGCGTGCTCAGTCCTGCAGCGGAAGGACGCCGAGCTTGACGGTGCTGTCTTCCGGGTCGCTCGAGAGCACGAAGCCGAGGCTCTGCACGAAGCGCAGCATGCGGTCGTTGTTGGCGAGGAAAACGCCGTTCATGTACACCAGGCCGCGGTTGCGCGCGGTTTCGATGAGCACGCCCATCAGGCGCCGCGCCAGCCCGCGGTGCTGCCAGTCGTCGGCCACCACCACGGCAAATTCGCAGGACTCGCCGTCGGGATTGACCGCGTAGCGGCAGACGCCGATCTCGGTTTCCTGACCGTCCTCGGTGACCGTGGCGACAAACGCCATCTCGCGGTCGTAGTCGATCTGGGTGAGGCGCACGACCATGGCCGGCGGCAGCTCGCGCATGGTGTTCATGAAGCGGAAGTACTTGGTCTCCGCCGACAGCTTGCGCACGAAATTGACTTCGAGGTCGGCATCTTCGGGCTTGATGGCGCGAATGGTGACATCGGTGCCGTCGGGCAGCGTCCAGTGCGTGGTCAGGTGCTGCGGATAGGGGTGGATCGCCATGTGGTCGTAGCGATCCGCCGTGGGCGAGACGTTGTCGGCCACGATGCGGGCATCGACCGCGACGGCGCCGTTCTCGTCGACGATCAGCGGGTTGATGTCCAGTTCCTTGAGCCACGGCAGCTCGCACACCATTTCGGAGACGCGCAGCAGCACCATCTCCAGCGCTTCCATGTTGATCGGCGGCATGTTGCGGAACTCGTCCAGGTAGGACGACACGCGGGTCGAGCGGATCAGGTCGCGGGCGAGGTAGGAGTTGAGCGGCGGCAGGGCGATGGCACGGTCTTTTTGCACCTCGACGCGGGTGCCGCCTTCACCGAAGGTGATGATCGGGCCAAACACCGGATCGCGGCGCACGCCGACCATCAGCTCGCGGCCGTTGCGCTTGATCACCATCGGCTCGATGGCGATGCCGTTGATGCTGGCGTTGGGGTGGGTGCGGCGCACGCCTTCGAGGATCTCCTGGTAGGCGGTGCGCACGGCGGCCAGGCTGGTGAGGTTGAGGCGCACGCCGCCGACGTCGGACTTGTGGGTGATGTCGAGCGAATCGATCTTCATCACCACCGGCAGACCGATTTCCTCGGCCAGCACCATGGCTTCGGTGGCCGAGCGGGCGACCACCGTTTGCGCGATGGGGATGCGGAAGGCGGCGAGGATGGCCTTCGACTCCATCTCGTTGAGCACCTTGCGGCGTTCGTTGAGCGCGGTTTCGATGACCAGGCGCGCGCTTTCGATCGACGGCGGGTTGTTTTCCGACAGCGAGGCGGGGGTCTGCGCCAGCAGCTTCTGGTTGCGGTAGTAGGCCGAGATGTGGCTGAACAGCTCGACAGCGGGCTCGGGCGTGCGGAACGTGGGGATGCCCGCGGCCTCGAACAGCTTGCGTGCTTCACCGACCTGCTCTTCACCCATGAAACAGGTCACCACCGGCTTGTCGGCGCTGCGTTCTTCTTCGATCAGCGCCTTGGCCACCTCGACCGGGCGGGTCATGGCCTGCGGGGTGAGCATGACCAGCACGCCGTCGACGTTCGGGCCTTCGAGCACTGCCTTGATGGCGCCGCGGTAGCGGTCGACGTCGGCGTCGCCGAGGATGTCGATCGGGTTGCCATGCGACCAGGTGGCCGGCAGACAGTCGTTGAGCTTGGCCATGGTCTGTTCGGACAGCTGCGCCAGCGGAATGCCCAGGTCGAGTGCCCGGTCGGCAGCCATCACGCCCGGGCCGCCGCCGTTGGTGATGATGGCCAGGCGGTTGCCGCGCGGGCGGAAGTGCGAGAACAGCGCGTTGGCCGAGGCGAACAGCTGGCCCATGTTGTACAGGCGGATGACACCGGCGCGGCGGATGGCGGCGTCGAAGACCGCATCGTCGCCGACCAGCGCGCCGGTGTGGCTGAGCACGGCCTTGGAGGCCTCGGGGTGGCGGCCGACCTTGATCAGCAGCACCGGCTTGACGCGGGCCGCGCCGCGCAGTGCGCTCATGAAGCGGCGCGCATCGCGCAGGCCTTCGACGTAGAGGAAGATGCTCTCGGTGCGCGGGTCCGAGATCATGTATTCGAGCGCCTCGCCGAAATCGACATCGCGCGAGGAACCCAGCGACACCACGGCCGAGAAGCCGACGTTGTTCGGCCGGGCCCAGTCGAGAATGGCGGTGCACAGCGCGCCGGACTGCGAGATCAGGCCGATCGAGCCGGGCAGGGCGCGGCCGTGGGCGAAGGTGGCGTTGAGGCCGAGGTCGGGCCGCATGATGCCCAGGCAGTTCGGGCCGAGCAGGCGGATCTTGTGGCGGCGGGCGGCGTCCATGACCGAGCGCTCGAGCGCGGCACCGCGCGGGCCGGTTTCCGAAAAGCCGGCCGACAGCACGATGGCGGCCTTGACGCCGGCGCGGCCGCAACCGTCGATGATGGCCGGGACTTTCTGGGCAGCGGTGGCGATGACCACGAGGTCGAGCCGGTGCGGCACGTCTTCGACGCTCTTGTAGCACGTGACCCCGTGCACTTTGTCGTGCTTGGGGTTGATGGCGAAGATCTTGCCCTTGAAGCCGGCGTCGAGCATGTTGCGGATCAACACCCCGCCGATCGCGGTTTCACGCTCGCTGGCGCCAATGACGCCAACGGATTTGGGCTCGAAGAGCGGGGTGAGATAGTGCTTTTCTTTCATCGTCGTGGTCCGTACTCAAAGGCGGTCGGCGTCAATGTTGGCGGGTGCCGGTACGGCGGTCATCGAGCGTCGCGCTGAGAACATAGTGCAGTGCAGCAAAGTGCATTCTGACACAGATCAGTTTTACAACGGCGCAGTTTGCGATTGTTTGAGGACTGTGTCGCAGGTACGGTGGTATTGACGCAACGGTATCGGCCCGGTGGTGTGCCATGTGGCCTCAATGGCCAATCGAAAAACTGAACCGGGCGCCCTCGCCAGGGGCCGATTCGGCACGGATCTGGCCGCCGTGGCGCTGGATGATGCGCGCTACGGTCGCCAGCCCGATCCCCGAGCCGGCGTACTCAGTGCCGACATGGAGCCGGTTGAAGGGCTGGAAAAGCTTGTCGACATAGGCCATGTCGAAGCCGATGCCGTTGTCTGCCACGCAGAACATCACCTCCTCATCCTCGCGGATCGCGTAGAACGCGATGTGCGTCTGCGGCTGCCCGGCGCCGAACTTCCAGGCATTGCGCAGCAGGTTCTCGAGGACGACGCGCATCAGTGCCCGGTCGGCGTGGGCGGTGAGGCCGGGCGTAATGTCGGCGACGACGATTCGTGTCGGGGTCTCCTGCTGCATCTCGGTGAGCAGCTCGCCAACCATCCGGCTGAGGTCGATGTTTTCCCGGCGCAAGGTCATGCGGGTCAGGCGTGCCAGTTCGATCAGGTCGTCGATGAGGTGCGCCATGCGCAGGGTGGCGGCGCGGATGCGTTCGAGATAGGCGCGACTGGTCGGGTCGAGGCGGTCGGCGAGATCTTCCTGGAGAATGCTGGAGAAGCCCTCGATGGCGCGCAGGGGCGCGCGCAAGTCGTGCGAGACCGAGTAGGAAAACGCCTCCAGCTCGCGGTTGGAGGCTTCGAGTTCGGCGGTGCGCGCACGTACCCGGGCCTCGAGTTCCTTGTTGACGTTCTTGAGGGTCAGCTCGGCCACCTTGCGGGTGGTGATGTCGTCGAGCGAGCCCATGATGCCGGCCTCGCCGCCGCTCATGCGCCGCGCGTGCGCCTCCAGCCAGCGCACCTCGCCCTCGGTGGTGCGGATGCGCAGCTCCTTGACTTCATCCTGGTCAGTGCCGGCCTTGAGCTGCTCGAACAGCTCGCGGGCACGGCCGCGGTCGTCGGGGTGCAGAAAGCTCGCCAGCGGCTGACCCAGGCTGGCGTCCACCGGGTGGCCGGAGATCTGCGTCCATGCCGGGTTGAGGAAAGTGAATACGCCGACCAGGTCGGTCTGGAAGATCACTTCGTTGACCGATTCGACCACCTCCTGGTAACGGGTGCGGCTCTCCTGCAGCGCCCGCTCCGCCAGTACCCGGTCGGAGATGTCGCGGATGACACGCAAGGTGGCCGGCCCGCCGTCGAAATCGACCACGACCCCGGTGGACTCCACGTCCACGGTCCGGCCGCCGAGCCCGGCAAAGCGGTATTGTGTGCGCGGCAGGACCTGGCCGGCCGCCAGGCGCCCGTCGGCAGGCGCGGCAGGGCGGCTGGGGAAGAAACGGCTCAAGGGGGTGTCGAGCACGATGTTCGGTGCCGCGGCGTCGAAGATGCGGGTTGCCGCCGCGTTGGCAAACAGGATGCGGTCGTCGCGATGCACGATGATGCCGTCGGGCGACACATCGACGAGCCGTCGGTAGCGGCTCTCGGCGGCGCGTCGCTCGCGTTGCGCCACGATGCGCGCGGTGATGTCCTCGACGATGGTGATGAAGCCCTTCAGGGCTCGCTGCTCGTCGCGCAGCGCGCGGACCGTGATGTTGGCCCAGACCGTGTGCCCGTCCTTGTGGATGTAGCGCTTTTCACGATGGTGCGACGAGATGGTGCTGGTCAGGAAGGCTCGGTACGCGCGGTCGTCGGCCGCCCGGTCGTCGGGGTGGGTGAAGGTGCGGAAGTCCCGCCCGAGCAGTTGAGCTTTCGGGTAGCCGAGCATGTGCGCGAAGGCGTCGTTCACCCCTTGACGGCGCCCGGATGCGTCGACGGTGATGATGCCCACCGGTGCATGCTCGAAGGTGTTGCGGTAGCGCGCCTCGCTGTCGGCCAGCGCCAGCTGGGTGCCGCGCTCGATGGTGATGTCGCGGGCCACGCCGCGGTAGCCCGAGAAGCGTCCGGCGTCGTCGAAGATCGGCCGGCCGCTGACGCTGAACCACAAGGTGTTGCCGTCCGTCATCTTGCGTGCGTAGACAAAGTCGGTGAACGTCTCGTGCTGCTCGCAGGCACGCACATGGTCGCGCCATTCCGGCTCGGTGCCGCTGGCGCCGGCCAGCGCCCAGCGGGTCTTGCCGAGTACGCTCTTCGGTTCGAGGGTGGCGCTGTTGCGGGGGCTGGTGACCAGTTGCGTGAAGCGGAACTGGGCGTCCTGCTCCCAGAACCAGTCGAACGAGCCCTCGACCACGGTGCGGAAGCGCTCTTCGCTCGCTCGCAGGTCCTGCTCGGCAACGATGCGCAGGGTGAGGTCGCGACCGACGCCACGATAGCCCTGGAACGCGCCATGGCTGAACTGGGGCTTGCCGACGAACTCCAGGTGGCGGACCTGGCCGGCCAGGTCGTGGCGTGTCAGCAGCAAGGTGAACGGTTCGTGGCGCTCGAGGCGCTGCCGGTGGTCCGACCAGCGGCCGGCGTCCATGTTCAGGCTGGGCAGGGTCCACAGGTGCTCGCCGAGGAACTCGGCACTGTCCATGTTGGCCATGCTGCGCATGCCTTCGCTCATCAGCGTGAAGCGATGGTCGGCATCGGTCTCCCATAGCCAGTCGCTCGACAGTTCGACGAAATCCATCAGCCGTCGCTGGTTGTACTCGGTGACTGCGGTGGCCCGTCGCGCGAAGTCGATGGCAAAGCGGTAGGTGCGAATCGAGCGCGCCGCCATGACCAGCGCGACAACGAGCGCCACCCCCAGCACCAGCGCGCCGAGCCAGGCCGATGGGCCGGTGGTTTCGGGAAGGGCGGCTGCGGCGGCCGCGGCGTGAGCCCCGGTATCGACCGGTTCGGCCGAGCGTGCCATCCACCACTGGCCGGTCAGCACCAGCAGGGCCACCAGCGCCAGCGCGGCCAGCGCGACGGAGCGCTGCAGCAGCCGTCTGGCGGCAGAGGCCGGGTGGTCGAGCTCGGCGTTGCGGTTGTCTGTGTCCATGTCGGGTGTGGCCCGGCTACGGTGTTCTGGGGGCGATAAGGCATGATACGCGCAACCACCGGCCGGCCCGAGGATGCGGATGTATCGCCTGCGCGCGGGTAAAATCGGCCGAGGGCGCGCCTCAGCCAAGCCACTTGCCATGTTCACATGAAGCGCCGCCCGGACCAACCACACATTCCACGGAGTTGTCTCATGAATTCATCCGCTGGCCATGGCGCCGGGGCGCCGTCGCCCTGGGTTGTCCGTTTTGGCGCGTTGTTGCCGGCCGGGGCGGCGGTGCTCGATCTGGCCTGCGGCCGGGGGCGACATGCGCGCTGGCTGGCCTCGCGCGGTTGCCGGGTGATCGCGGCCGATCGTGATGCGGACGCAGTGGCGTCCCTGGCCGGGCTGGACGGTGTGACTGGCCGGGTGGTCGACCTGGAGTCGGGCGCGCCATGGCCGTGGGATGCCGCCGCCTTTGATGCCGTGGTGGTCACGAACTACCTGTACCGGCCCGCCTTCGATCAGCTGTGTGCCTTGTTGCGCCCGGGGGGCGTGCTGATCTACGAAACCTTCATGATCGGCAACGCGGCGTTCGGCAAGCCCAGCAATCCGGACTTTTTGCTGGCGCCGGGCGAACTGTTGGCGCGAACGGCCGATGATTTCACCGTGATTGCCTTTGAACAGGGCGAAGTGGCGCGACCTGCGCCGGCCATGATCCAGCGCATTTGCGCGCGCAAGGGCGGCGCGCCGGGGCGCTTGCCCGATGCCTCAGCCTGACACCTCGGCCTGCGGCCGGGTGGCGAGGATGGCCTCGGCGATGGCC comes from Denitromonas sp. and encodes:
- a CDS encoding Hsp33 family molecular chaperone HslO is translated as MLRQDSLVQPFLFDDLDIRGSIVQINDAWRAMIDQRGYSAAVRAILGELTAVTAIMSANLKQPGRLTFQMQGHGPLSLMVVDCTEALNLRGYAKTDASVAGSTLGEIIGDGRLQLTLDIAGLDQPYQSLVPIEGDTVAAVFEHYLAQSEQQPAALWLVANGDTAAGLFLQKLPDADQRDADGWARVTQLAATVKPDELRNLSPTDVLARLFHEETVRIFAPRPVLHRWPADPEKVKTMLRGLGREEVESVLAAEGVIEIHDDMSNHTYRFDADAVHELFAAPDAPPTQH
- a CDS encoding D-hexose-6-phosphate mutarotase → MKSTITTTTQHGQPVIQVHTADGAEATISLFGGQILHWQPAGGRPCLYLSEQATYDGKTAIRGGVPVCFPQFAAQGPLPRHGLVRTRPWRLVGQREIDRQVMLTLAIDSDDDTLAVWPYLFSLELTINIGARRLDMELEVTNTGADALEFTAALHTYLRVGEVELAELHGLKGLSYTDACDGGTRKTDPMPVLQVDDPIDRIYHDVRRPLTLDDNGRTLQIEQENFNDVVVWNPWEAGAAALADLPDRDFRRMLCVEAAMVKAPVRLAADAQWWGRQSLIVGE
- a CDS encoding Tex family protein, with the translated sequence MPHSIEHRLADELKATQRQVVAAIALLDEGATVPFIARYRKEVTGGLDDTQLRTLEDRLGYLRELESRRAAIVESIESQGAMTDTLRAQIAEADTKQRLEDLYLPYKPKRRTKAQIAREAGLAPLAEALLADPTLTPETEAARYLNAEAGITDTKAALDGARQILIEQFSEDAALLDALRGLLGERGRIVSKVVEGQETEGAKFRDWFDFAEPVSSIPSHRLLALLRGRNEGVLRLGIELSDPPPAGEPGPCELTVARHAGIRDNGRAADRWLIETARWAWSVKIAVHLELELMNTLRERAEEEAIRVFAGNLKDLLLAAPAGPRVTIGLDPGLRTGVKVAVVDGTGKLVDTATIYPHEPRRDWDGAMAEIARLAKKHGADLIAIGNGTASRETDRLAAELIKRHPELKLTKVMVSEAGASVYSASALAAAEFPDLDVSLRGAASIGRRLQDPLAELVKIDPKSIGVGQYQHDINQTRLARMLDAVVEDCVNAVGVDVNTASAALLSRISGLNATLANNIVAHRDANGPFPDRRALKAVPRLGDKTFEQAAGFLRINGGSNPLDASAVHPEAYPLVEKILADIQRDVGSIIGDSRTLKALEAKRYADERFGEPTVNDILAELDKPGRDPRPAFRTAAFRDGVEKLSDLAEGMVLEGVVTNVTNFGAFVDIGVHQDGLVHISALSERFVKDPRTVVKAGDVVPVKVLEVDLQRKRIALTMRLSDTPADGRKPAQRQDTNRDKPAARGARPPRKDAPQPQGNMAAALARALKK
- the minC gene encoding septum site-determining protein MinC; the encoded protein is MHPASASTKPIEFRGATLGVMTARLRDTDPMRLADAMHTLLGGMPDFFNREATILDFAELAQMPERIDWPGLASLLRRYRLQPVAVSNLPDAFIDGARKIGLAVLDADNAAAMAPEAPAAAAAPAPAPAPVVEAPAPAAIATAEPTLIIDRPLRSGQQAYARGGDLVLLAGVSHGAEVIADGSIHCYGPLRGRALAGAQGNARARVFSTNFGPELVSIAGVYRTFEKGIPEAVAGKTAQAWLKGEGDHQTLTIAPLQTQ
- a CDS encoding ArsC family reductase, with product MIRIYGIRNCDTMKKALTWLDSQAIAYTFHDYKREGIDSTTLADWVARVGREPLVNTRGTTWRKLPDEARRIDSDADAIALMQANTSLIKRPVLDTGDGRLLVGFNADTYATELTERR
- the minD gene encoding septum site-determining protein MinD, coding for MTRTIVVTSGKGGVGKTTTSAAFASGLALRGFKTAVIDFDVGLRNLDLIMGCERRVVYDLINVVNGEAKLNQALIKDKHCENLFILPASQTRDKDALTEEGVKAVLKELEHMGFDYVVCDSPAGIERGAVMALTFADEAIIVTNPEVSSVRDSDRILGILQSKSQRAKDGQEAVKEHLLITRYSAKRVEDGEMLSYKDVQELLRVELIGVIPESEAVLHASNQGSPAVHLKGTDVSEAYLDVVARFLGEERPMRYTTYEKPGLMKRLFGGK